Below is a window of Streptomyces sp. ITFR-16 DNA.
AGACCGCCGTCTACCGCCGCTGGAAGTCCAAGCTGCACCTGGTCCTGGACCTGGTCTCCGCCGTCGCGGTGCAGGGCATGCCCGCCCCGGCGACCGGATCGCTGTACGGGGACGTGCGCGCGGTGCTCGAACTGGCCGCGTACGCCCTGCGCCACCCGCTCGCCTCCCAGGTCATCCCGGACCTGCTGGTCGAGGCGGCCCGCAGCCCCGAGATCTCCGACACCATCAAGGCCGCCCTGCTCGACCCCCAGCAGGGCGTCGCCGCCGTGGTCGTACGGGACGCCGTCGCGCGCGGCGAGCTGCCGCCCGACAGCGACCCGGACCGCGCCCTCGACCTGATCGTCGGGCCCCTGTACTGGCGGCTCGCGGTGGTCCGGGGTGAGCTGCCGCCGGGCTATCTGGACGACCTCGCCGCCTCGGCCGTGGCCGCCCTCACCCGCTGAGCGGGCCCCGCCCGGGTGAGGGCTCGATCACGTGTGTGGGCGTGCTTGTAGGGGTCACCCTTCCATCGGCTAGTCTGGTGACGGGCCGCCCACCGGACCTCACCGGCGCACGCGTTCAGCGTGCTCCCGGACCGTCCGGGCGAAGCCCCAGGCACCGCCGTCACCGCCGAAGGACGAACCCGGGATCCGTTCGGAGCGGAGCGGCGCTGCACGCGGGGTGAGCACGGTGCAGGCGTAGTCACTCGTTCGGGACCGTAACCGGTGACCCCCGACCGTTCATACGGTTGAGCCATTTACGGATAGCCAGGCCCCCGATGAACGGACGTGCTCAACATGCCGCCACGGCTCAGTGTCGTTGTCCCCGTCTACAACGTGGAACTCTTCCTGACGGACTGCCTGAAGTCCCTCGCGGAGCAGACCATGACCGACCTCGAGGTGGTGATGGTCGACGACGGGTCCACCGACGGCAGTGCAGCTCTGGCCGCCGAGTTCGCCGCGCAGGACGACCGCTTCAAGCTGGTCAGCCAGAAGAACGGCGGGCTGGGCCACGCCCGTAACACCGGTGTCCGCAACTGCGACCCCGAGAGCCGCTATCTGGCCTTCTGCGACAGCGACGACATCATCCCGCCGAACGCCTACGAGCTGCTCGTCGAGTCGCTGGAGGAGACCGGCTCGGACCTGGCGTCCGGCAACGTGCTGCGGCTGCGCGCCGGCGGCAAGCTCCAGCAGTCGCCGATGTTCCGCAAGCCCATGGCGACGACCCGCAAGCGCACCCATGTCTCGCGCGACCTGGACCTCCTCGGCGACCGGATCGCCTGCAACAAGGTCTTCCGCCGCTCCTTCTGGGACAAGCACGGGTTCGCCTTCCCCGTCGGCGCGCTCTACGAGGACATCCCCGTCGTGCTGCCCGCCCACTTCCTGGCCGGCTCGGTCGACATCGTGAAGGACCCGGTCTACCACTGGCGCGACCGCCCCGGCTCGATCACCACCAGCCGGGCCGTCGTCCGCGGCGTCCGCGACCGCGTCGCGCACGTCCAGGGGGTCTCCACCTTCCTGGCGGAGAACCGCACGGCCGCCGACAAGAACCACTACGAGTCGCACGCCCTGGCCAACGACCTCTGGTACTTCATGGAGGTCCTGCCCGACGGCGACGAGGAGTACCGGGCCGCCTTCCTCACGTACACCAACGAGTTCATCGACCAGGTCGACCCGTCGGTCCTGGACGGTCTGCCGCTGCGCCTGCGCGTGATGTGGTACCTGGTGCGCGAGCACCGCATGGACGACCTGCTGGCCCTGCTCGCCTACGACAAGCGCGAGCCGGGGGCCTTCGAGGTCAGCGGCGTGCGCCGCCGCCAGGCCCACTACCCCGTCCTCAGCCGCCCGGTGCCCGGCGCGGTGCTGCGCGTCGCCGACCGCGACCTGCCGCTCGCCGCCCGGCTGCGCGACGCCCAGTGGCGCGACGGCAAGCTGCACCTCAAGGGGTACGCGTACATCCGCAACCTGCCCGTCGGCTCCGGCCCGAGCGAGTTCCGGATCGGCTGGCTGCGCGCCGGCCGGCGCAACGTGGTCCCGCTGCGGTTGCGCCGGGTCGACGAGCCCGAGGCCACCGCCCGCTCCCGCCAGAGCCTGCACGACTACCACCGCTCCGGCTTCGAGACCGCCGTCGACGCGTCCAAGCTCCGCATCGGCGCCGACGGCAGCCCCAAGCAGCTCACCTGGCAGTTCGAGATCGGCATCGCCAGGAACGGCCTGCTGCGCCGCGCCTTCCCCTCCGTCCGCGAGGCCTCCGTCGCCCCGCCGGTCCACCGGCC
It encodes the following:
- a CDS encoding TetR/AcrR family transcriptional regulator; this encodes MIRAMTTDPGSRRRVPAGAAVLREDVTDAIRGAVFEELASVGFARMSIEGIARRAGVGKTAVYRRWKSKLHLVLDLVSAVAVQGMPAPATGSLYGDVRAVLELAAYALRHPLASQVIPDLLVEAARSPEISDTIKAALLDPQQGVAAVVVRDAVARGELPPDSDPDRALDLIVGPLYWRLAVVRGELPPGYLDDLAASAVAALTR